From the Argentina anserina chromosome 3, drPotAnse1.1, whole genome shotgun sequence genome, the window AGCTTGGGATTCATGACTGTTGGTTGGGGTTTATCTAGGGCCACGCtctttttcattaatcaagtcTAAATCGCTGATTACAAAACGCTAATATAATATTAAATATTCATACTGTCCAAACTCTCCTTCGTCAAAGGGGCAACCCGAAATGCTATCTATCAAAAGTAATGGGGTGGAACACATAAATTTGGGAAATTTTATGGTTACACCGATCACCCGATGCATACTATGTTCTTTGAAATTCTGCAGGTATCAATGCATTGTGAATGCGGTTGGTGAAGTAAAGTAAACTATCAACTACATAATTTTTAGTACATAATATACATCGGTCTATAATAGACAAATCTTATAAATTTCGGTTTTTTATGAGTAAATACGTGGTATTATTATAGTTTAACATAGTTCAACATTGTCATTGCATTTCACAGTATATAGACCAATCATTACATTGTTACGTATAATTTGACGAATTTAATGAAGGGTACAAggaagggcaagcaagggagaCTCAAACGAGTCCAAAAAGCTAGCTAGATAAAATAATACGgatgtaatatatatactagctaGTAAGCATCATCCTAGAAAGAACCCAACTGAAGTCCTCAATAATCTTTCATCTTTTCGTTCTAATATATAAAAGCCACGAAAGAGAGCAGGCATATTCAACTTTGATTTTGAAGTTTTAGATTTTGGTCAACAAGCATGCATGGTTTGACATTTAACACAGACCTCATGAGGAAACTGCCATCACTGCTAGCTAGTACTATTATTTTCATCGATATTGATGGTCTTGCATATACTGACCTACACAATCCAACAGCTTGGTTTCTAGTGCTTTGAACTGAGAAAGTTGCATTTGAAGCTCCATTTTCTGCTTCCTTAGGTTTCTGTTCTCCTCCATTAGCTGCAGAGACTGATTATCTTGTTCTGATGCATTGCTCAAGCTTCGGTTGAGGCCAGTAGCACTAGTGCTCTCTTCAGAAGCCTTTAGGTACACCGGGAAAGCGCTCGGTTCGCATTTCTTCCGATTGATCTCTAGGAGCATCTGCCTGCAGCCTCTCTGGAATTTCTCGTGTTTGAATTCCCATCGTTTTGGGGATGTTTTCTTGAATCCCTGTGGATTATAACATAGACTATAAGCTCTTGATAATGGCGCTGTTTCTTTCGTAAtgtataattaattataatactttcacaaacaAGATTGATTTTGTTCATGTGTAACGCAAAGACACCCTAATATACACAGATTTCACGTACATATAATTACGTATATAATGAGAGGCTCACTCTGCAAtatgatatataattaattttacacCCTAAAGGGCTAATATCAATTGTACCCTAAAATTCGAGAACAGATCTAGCAGTGTGCTTTTTATGACCGCAGTTCAGCTACATCAATTGGCTGGATCTCATGTAGTAGGATATTAATAAATCAAAACTAGTGCATTAATTAATCTCCACAGCGGGATTATTTTGACCAATTGAAACTATTACATTTATGTTGACTTCCACAACAGATATATTAAGAAATTAATCCCTTTAAGTTTGACCACTGTTTATACGCCGGAGCTATTACACAAAACAGAAACGCCATCGTCACAGAAATCTTTGAAGGATCAAATCCTAGATACTATTGTTCCAAATTTTGTTTCAGCTAATTTCGTAATGGATTAGAAAACTCGATCACGCTGTTTTATTTAGATTTTCTGGGTGTTACTACTGGTTCGAGAACTGATGAAAatgaacacatatatattaccATTCATTGCCAATAGAAAAAGTAATCATATATGAGCCATTGATCGATATTTACGTATGATATTTCATCCtacaaaataaatgaaaatagaGCTAGGAAGATGGGAACTGCGAGTTTGAGACTA encodes:
- the LOC126788090 gene encoding heat stress transcription factor B-2a-like; translated protein: MDQYIPEVNHGTSKSSRTRSPAPFLSKTYDLLEEEEQEDADGGGRRSIVSWNGEGNGFIVWSPAEFSEILLPKYFKHNNFSSFIRQLNTYGFKKTSPKRWEFKHEKFQRGCRQMLLEINRKKCEPSAFPVYLKASEESTSATGLNRSLSNASEQDNQSLQLMEENRNLRKQKMELQMQLSQFKALETKLLDCVGQYMQDHQYR